TGTTTTTGaaaatttctatttgaattttgaagtCCACATCTTTCACTACTTACAACACTCCTGGTTGATTGTCATTAATGGCAACAAAACTAGTTTTGTATGAATGTcaataattatcaaaatttgctTCTTTTGGTAGCTTTATCAGTATTTGTTGGTGATTGATAATCACTAACATGCGGAAATGAATAAATCTCATGACTTTTGTAGAAATATTTATATATACTATAAAATCAATGTTTcttgtatttattattttgatCTTCTCCAGGTCTTATATGttaagattttgatttaatcctatatatttattatttaatcttttttttttttgggaacatTGGTTCATTTGTGTCAAGGTCAGGTTTTGGcgagttttttttttcctccaaattATCACTAGCTCGGCGAGATCGTACAGATGATGCATTTTGTAGATCGTGCTTTCTTTACTATTGATTGTTAATTGGTCTTAGCCTTCACATTCTCCAGTAACATTTGATGCCTGACACTTAGGTGCACCTTTAACTTAAAGTCAAATACACGATGTTCTTATATATGAATTGCTAGGAGCAGGCATAAAACGGGCCCGCCACTCTGACTGCAAATAACACAAATTGCCTGAAGATGTTTAGATAAATGAATTCCTATACCCTGCTTGATCCTCAAAGAACCATTTATATGATAATTTTCAATCAGTGTGTTCATTTAATACATGTATTCCCTGCGACTAGCTTAAGCCATCATTGAAGGAATGACTTAAGCGTCCAGGAACTACTCTGGTTGGCCATTTCTAAAACATTTTAGATTTGTGATGATGATCACTCTTTTTGTCTACAATATCATATGTTTAAGTCAACAAAATAATGATGCCGACAGTCTTATGAAATGAACATCTAATAATCACAAGAAAGCTGAATGGTACGGAGGTTGTACTCATATATGGCTTTCTTCAGTTTTTATACCTTGTCGGTTGCCTAGAGTGAGCAACCTAGGAGGATCAATATAATTCTCTCCTTGCGGCTAAGCATGAAAGCAACATTTCGAATGCACTACCAATAGATGGGTTGATATCTTGAATAATCTTTTGAGTggaggaaaaggaaagaaaggataaTAGGGGGAGGTTGAGAAAGCAAGCTTTTCACATGGTCTCTAGATGCGGCTCCTCTGTATTTTAACTTTTAACTAGTTGCAGCAGAAATGGGTTGCGCAAGTGACCTGAAGTTTCGAATGCTCTCATTAGTTATCAACAGCAACATGATACCTGAGAGCTATGTGACTGCATGTCTGAGATTCAGTATGCTTCAGTTCAgttatcatcaaaattttatgcATCAGCCTAGCCCCTTGTGACATTTTATCTCTAGAACTTTGAGTAgaattaagtattattatcttcatTCGTCTTGGTGATGCAACATTGCtatgatgctctcttgtgcatgtCAAGGTATGCTACCCCTGAAATTCTTAGCTTTGAAAGTCTTGCTTTAGGCTTTCTGCACTTTAGTTTATCCTACTATGAGCTGGTCATGAGTTCCTGCAAAATAAAAGAATTGAATCTGGTTAAAAAACATTATCTTCGTGATATTGTCAGTCTTATTCATAAATGCAAAAGCATATTTGGAATCAATTCTTCACACTTTTATCAGTGTATTATAGGGTCTTATCCATGGAAACATTTATATCCATAGAAAATGATGTTTGAACTTTGAATTATTTACTGTTTGTTTGGCTGGGAAATTCATTGATTGACTAGCTTTTAATAGGTCTATGGAAATAATGTGgagattcaggcttttgctgagaTGTATGATCGTCCCATTCATGTCTATTCCTATAGCACAGGTATGATTTTGTTCATGGATTATCATTTTTGTTGCCCATTCTACTGTAATATTGTTTACAATTGCCTTCTAAGTGTTGTGCTTTTATATCCAGAGCCTATTAACATTTTTCAAGGAAGCTATAACACATATATGCCTCCCATTCTGTTAAGTTACCATCATGGCAATCATTACAATTCACTTGTTGACCCTCGCCGATTAACAGTTGGTGCAGGCCTTGGATTTAGCTGTCTTCGTGGGGTGAGTTCTTCCAAAATGG
Above is a genomic segment from Elaeis guineensis isolate ETL-2024a chromosome 1, EG11, whole genome shotgun sequence containing:
- the LOC109505501 gene encoding OVARIAN TUMOR DOMAIN-containing deubiquitinating enzyme 6 isoform X1; its protein translation is MPPRNHPKVYGNNVEIQAFAEMYDRPIHVYSYSTEPINIFQGSYNTYMPPILLSYHHGNHYNSLVDPRRLTVGAGLGFSCLRGANIDKDQVKAAIKAQQDQQLDNNKMQAMSFSSGVLRQITAMLFGWLKILVVLLICKVHVA
- the LOC109505501 gene encoding OVARIAN TUMOR DOMAIN-containing deubiquitinating enzyme 6 isoform X2, which encodes MQQYVRGATWSRMLILDHLSSDKAMVYGNNVEIQAFAEMYDRPIHVYSYSTEPINIFQGSYNTYMPPILLSYHHGNHYNSLVDPRRLTVGAGLGFSCLRGANIDKDQVKAAIKAQQDQQLDNALLAEGRFYSDHGSFTG